A single region of the Panicum virgatum strain AP13 unplaced genomic scaffold, P.virgatum_v5 scaffold_4047, whole genome shotgun sequence genome encodes:
- the LOC120694189 gene encoding uncharacterized protein LOC120694189 — protein MSRLDMLEGAKSIGAGAATIALAGAAVGIGNVLSSSIHSVARNPSLAKQSFGRNGQIKNFISNSSSFFYFLICKYPSLLLFIKVTIFVVIIYLRFLLPLVGLVSHLDLGLLSIISLPPEVQSPQALAHLEGLNFYLSLYDQDPEWVAFIQQELNHNTPLEDIPGRLHLFLIEEKISCLRRDLIQDFISMYNRSEAVLPLEPYILEEAVRSYLDHIRGTENISILRAAYQDLQENEGSIFFLEVVSHNQDYLDAQTTSRRCHELAQRILWDGIARSQAQLERAEYEHALLLFQYEDLNRGRGHI, from the coding sequence ATGTCGCGACTCGACATGTTAGAAGGAGCTAAATCAATAGGTGCCGGAGCTGCTACAATTGCTTTAGCGGGAGCTGCTGTCGGTATTGGAAACGTCCTCAGTTCCTCGATTCATTCCGTGGCGCGAAATCCTTCATTGGCTAAACAATCATTTGGTAGGAACGGGCAAATAAAGAATTTCATTTCGAATTCCTcctcctttttttattttttgatatgCAAATATCCTTCTTTGTTATTGTTTATAAAAGTTACCATTTTTGTTGTGATAATATATTTGCGTTTTTTACTCCCCCTAGTGGGACTCGTCTCCCATCTAGATTTGGGATTGTTGTCCATTATAAGTCTCCCGCCGGAGGTTCAAAGCCCACAGGCTCTAGCTCATTTAGAAGGGCTCAACTTCTATCTGAGCCTTTATGACCAGGATCCGGAGTGGGTTGCGTTCATTCAGCAGGAGCTGAATCACAACACCCCTCTGGAGGACATTCCTGGGCGCCTACACTTATTTTTAATAGAGGAAAAGATCTCGTGTTTACGACGAGATCTTATCCAAGATTTCATTTCGATGTATAATAGAAGCGAAGCCGTACTTCCCCTCGAGCCCTACATTTTGGAAGAGGCGGTTCGCTCCTATTTAGATCATATTCGTGGGACGGAGAATATTTCTATTCTCCGTGCAGCTTATCAAGATCTGCAGGAGAATGAAGGATCCATCTTCTTTTTGGAGGTGGTTTCGCACAACCAGGATTACCTGGATGCACAGACCACTTCCAGGAGGTGCCATGAATTGGCGCAAAGGATCCTATGGGATGGAATAGCCCGCAGCCAAGCTCAGCTCGAAAGGGCTGAGTATGAGCATGCGCTACTATTGTTTCAATATGAAGATCTCAATAGGGGGCGGGGGCATATTTAA
- the LOC120694191 gene encoding NADH-ubiquinone oxidoreductase chain 6 — MRLLAPAFKFHFKEGRRTMILSVLSSPALVSGLMVVRAKNPVHSVLFPILVFCDTSGLLILLGLDFSAMIFPVVHIGAIAVSFLFVVMMFNIQIAEIHEEVLRYLPVSGIIGLIFWWEMFFILDNETIPLLPTHRNTTSLRYTVYAGKVRSWTNLETLGNLLYTYYSVWFLVSSLILLVAMIGAIVLTMHRTTKVKRQDVFRRNALDSRRTIMRRTTIQNSRCIS; from the coding sequence ATGCGTCTTCTTGCTCCAGCATTCAAGTTCCATTTCAAGGAAGGACGACGTACCATGATACTTTCTGTTTTGTCGAGCCCTGCTTTGGTCTCTGGTTTGATGGTTGTACGTGCTAAAAATCCGGTACATTCCGTTTTGTTTCCCATCCTAGTCTTTTGCGACACTTCTGGTTTACTTATTTTGTTAGGTCTCGACTTCTCCGCTATGATCTTCCCAGTAGTTCATATAGGAGCTATTGCCGTTTCATTCCTATTCGTGGTTATGATGTTCAATATTCAAATAGCGGAGATTCACGAAGAAGTATTGCGCTATTTACCAGTGAGTGGTATTATTGGACTGATCTTTTGGTGGGAAATGTTCTTCATTTTAGATAATGAAACCATTCCATTACTACCAACCCACAGAAATACGACCTCTCTGAGATATACGGTTTATGCCGGAAAGGTACGAAGTTGGACTAATTTGGAAACATTGGGCAATTTACTTTATACCTACTATTCCGTCTGGTTTTTGGTTTCTAGTCTGATTTTATTAGTAGCTATGATTGGGGCTATAGTACTGACTATGCATAGGACTACAAAGGTGAAAAGACAGGATGTATTCCGACGAAATGCCTTGGATTCTAGGAGGACTATAATGAGGAGGACGACTATTCAGAACAGTAGGTGCATTTCATAA
- the LOC120694187 gene encoding uncharacterized protein LOC120694187 — protein MPQLDKLTYFSQFFWLCLLLFTFYILFFNNNNGILGISRILKLRNQLLSHRGNKIRSKDPKNLEDISRKGFSTGLSYINSCLSEVSQWCKTVDYFRKRRKITLIPNFGEISGSRGMERQILHLISKSSYNTSSSRITCRKNIMLTHVPHGQGSITEERKMEPDLMAEKIAKLRPPFPGRPLGTMPIRSFAASADDPQESAATRADPASPPKSEATVPLSPRDEAPGSPYSEPCVNNEDAVSDDPNSVQAIIEQDEVSDDPNSVQAIIEQDEVSDDPNSINNEVKDKGEVGTSEGPPESKKPKREESDSDSGGESGDDGGDPSGTPGLTLLDLFK, from the coding sequence ATGCCTCAACTTGATAAATTGACTTATTTCTCACAATTCTTCTGGTTATGCCTTCTCCTCTTTACTttttatattcttttttttaataataataatggAATACTTGGAATTAGCAGAATTCTCAAACTACGGAACCAACTGCTTTCGCACCGGGGGAACAAGATCCGGAGCAAGGACCCTAAGAATTTGGAAGATATCTCGAGAAAAGGTTTTAGCACCGGTCTCTCATATATAAACTCCTGTTTATCCGAAGTATCCCAATGGTGTAAGACCGTCGACTATTTTAGAAAAAGGAGGAAAATCACTCTGATCCCTAATTTCGGAGAAATAAGTGGCTCACGAGGAATGGAGAGACAGATTCTCCATTTGATCTCGAAGTCCTCATATAACACTTCTTCCAGTCGGATCACTTGTAGGAAAAACATAATGCTCACACATGTTCCACACGGGCAAGGAAGCATAACGGAAGAAAGAAAGATGGAACCAGATTTAATGGCAGAGAAAATAGCCAAGCTGCGCCCCCCATTCCCAGGGAGGCCGCTGGGAACTATGCCAATTCGTTCTTTTGCCGCTTCAGCAGACGATCCACAGGAATCAGCGGCAACCCGGGCAGACCCCGCTTCGCCGCCAAAAAGCGAAGCGACTGTGCCACTGTCTCCCCGGGATGAGGCGCCGGGGTCTCCTTACTCCGAACCTTGTGTTAATAACGAGGACGCAGTTTCGGACGATCCGAACAGCGTTCAAGCCATTATTGAACAAGACGAAGTTTCGGACGATCCGAACAGCGTTCAAGCCATTATTGAACAAGACGAAGTTTCAGACGATCCGAACAGCATTAATAACGAGGTCAAGGATAAGGGGGAAGTAGGAACCTCCGAAGGCCCGCCCGAGTCAAAGAAGCCTAAGAGGGAAGAAAGTGATTCTGATTCCGGGGGGGAATCGGGGGATGATGGGGGTGACCCCTCCGGAACTCCAGGTCTAACTCTCTTGGACTTATTCAAGTAA